A DNA window from Niabella yanshanensis contains the following coding sequences:
- a CDS encoding DUF4290 domain-containing protein, which produces MEYNTTRNHLAMREYGRHVQKMVEHIQAIEDPERRQRNAEAVIELMGFLNPHLKNVEDFKHKLWDHLFLISDFSLQVDSPYPIPTKETYKAKPQPIPYPKRSSRFSHLGKNLEDVIDKALVEQDPEKKQGFANAIAYYMKLAYNNWHKEVVHDDAIQSELNSITNGQLEFTNTPYVKAYSMKQDLALSKNNNFGKRNKFQQQRNNNNNNNNNGNRRNGNGNNNSNFKKKRF; this is translated from the coding sequence ATGGAATATAATACTACTAGAAACCACCTGGCAATGCGCGAGTATGGGCGACATGTACAGAAAATGGTGGAACATATACAGGCTATCGAAGATCCTGAAAGAAGACAACGTAATGCAGAAGCGGTGATTGAATTAATGGGCTTTTTAAATCCCCATCTTAAAAACGTGGAAGATTTCAAACACAAGCTTTGGGATCATTTATTTTTAATTTCCGATTTTAGCCTGCAAGTGGACTCTCCCTATCCCATCCCAACCAAGGAAACCTATAAAGCAAAGCCGCAGCCAATACCCTACCCTAAACGCTCTTCCAGGTTTTCTCATTTAGGTAAAAACCTGGAAGATGTAATTGATAAGGCTTTGGTGGAACAGGACCCTGAGAAAAAACAGGGATTTGCCAATGCAATAGCTTATTATATGAAGCTGGCGTATAATAACTGGCATAAGGAAGTGGTGCATGATGATGCGATACAGAGCGAACTTAATTCGATCACCAACGGGCAGTTGGAGTTTACCAATACTCCTTATGTTAAAGCGTATAGTATGAAGCAGGACCTGGCGCTGTCCAAGAATAATAATTTTGGGAAACGGAATAAGTTCCAGCAGCAACGCAATAACAATAACAACAACAATAATAACGGCAACCGCCGCAACGGCAACGGCAATAACAACAGCAACTTTAAAAAGAAGCGGTTTTAA
- a CDS encoding MGMT family protein, which translates to MPAKKKITTDNTSLKSVVPSGQRDLDFSEQVYQIARQIPKGRVTSYGAIAKCIGTGKSARLVGWAMSACSKVKPKVPAHRVVNSAGVLSGKLAFKTPTYMEELLAKEGVAVKNDKIVDFKKRFWDPLNELSL; encoded by the coding sequence ATGCCTGCTAAAAAGAAAATAACAACAGACAATACCTCATTAAAAAGCGTTGTTCCTTCTGGTCAACGGGATCTTGATTTCTCTGAACAGGTATACCAGATAGCCCGGCAAATACCTAAAGGCAGAGTAACCTCTTATGGTGCTATCGCCAAATGTATCGGAACCGGAAAGTCTGCGCGCCTGGTGGGCTGGGCTATGAGTGCCTGTAGTAAAGTAAAACCAAAAGTTCCGGCGCATAGGGTAGTGAATAGTGCGGGTGTGTTAAGCGGGAAACTAGCCTTTAAAACGCCCACTTATATGGAAGAGCTTTTAGCCAAAGAAGGCGTTGCCGTAAAAAATGATAAAATAGTCGACTTTAAAAAACGCTTTTGGGACCCGCTAAACGAACTGTCGCTTTAA
- a CDS encoding aminotransferase-like domain-containing protein: MSSPVIFPYKKLISIDPEEDAPVYLQIAQRMSHLIRNGHLPANHKLPGTRTLSELLGVHRKTVVAAFNELEMQGWIIVLPNKGCFIKNKRAEAVTGQLVSFPAVTGFSIATNTLLESTPDPVSSRISFDDGQPDIRLAYAEQLAARYSAALSRKINRRLWGYQPGGENIFFKNQLTNFLNSTRGLRAAPKNIVSTRGTEMNLYLAAQTLLSANDWVIVGNPSYHKANMVFQQAGAILKPVPVDHNGIDVDAIKRICKRQSVKMVYITPHYHYPTTVSLSTERRLQLLELSYRFGFIILEDDYDYDFSFNSNAELPLGSIDNKGMVVSVGSFCKTLAPGFRTGFIVAPENLVKEINKLKAVVDANGDLMMEQVLGEMIAEGEILRHLKKTHQIYRDRRDHFCNHLNKILHSTIDFKLPQGGLAVWLPFRTRLNLSAVAKTCRAGGLHLPATLLFQTRDLTAIRLGFAAFNEAESIAALQTLHNAITAQRI, encoded by the coding sequence ATGAGTAGTCCGGTTATTTTCCCCTATAAAAAACTGATCAGTATTGATCCGGAGGAGGATGCTCCTGTTTACCTCCAGATAGCACAAAGGATGAGCCATTTAATAAGGAATGGTCACTTGCCCGCCAACCATAAATTACCAGGCACCCGAACATTGAGTGAATTACTGGGTGTGCATAGAAAAACAGTGGTGGCAGCTTTTAATGAGCTGGAAATGCAGGGTTGGATCATCGTGCTACCCAATAAAGGTTGTTTTATAAAAAACAAAAGAGCGGAAGCGGTTACAGGCCAGCTGGTTTCCTTTCCCGCGGTTACCGGTTTTTCCATTGCTACCAATACCCTGCTTGAAAGCACGCCAGATCCTGTCTCTTCCAGGATTTCTTTTGACGACGGACAACCGGATATCCGGCTGGCTTACGCTGAGCAGCTGGCAGCCAGGTACTCTGCAGCCCTTAGCCGAAAAATAAACCGCAGGTTATGGGGCTACCAACCTGGCGGAGAAAATATTTTCTTTAAAAACCAGCTTACCAATTTCCTGAATAGCACCAGGGGACTGAGGGCTGCTCCCAAAAACATAGTCAGCACCCGTGGTACCGAAATGAACCTGTACCTCGCAGCCCAGACACTACTGTCTGCAAACGACTGGGTAATTGTGGGTAACCCCAGCTATCATAAAGCCAATATGGTGTTTCAGCAGGCTGGCGCTATATTGAAACCGGTTCCCGTTGATCACAATGGAATTGATGTAGATGCCATCAAAAGAATATGTAAGCGGCAATCCGTTAAAATGGTGTACATCACACCACATTATCATTATCCCACTACCGTATCCTTAAGCACAGAAAGACGTTTGCAATTATTAGAGCTTTCCTATCGTTTTGGCTTCATTATACTGGAAGATGATTATGATTATGACTTCAGTTTTAACAGCAATGCAGAACTGCCTTTAGGCAGCATAGATAATAAAGGCATGGTTGTATCTGTAGGCTCTTTCTGCAAAACCCTGGCTCCCGGTTTCCGAACCGGCTTTATTGTTGCCCCCGAAAACCTGGTTAAAGAGATCAATAAATTAAAGGCAGTTGTAGATGCCAACGGAGACCTGATGATGGAACAAGTGCTGGGTGAGATGATTGCTGAAGGAGAAATATTGAGACATCTGAAAAAAACGCACCAGATATATCGCGATCGACGCGATCATTTTTGCAATCATTTGAATAAAATCCTTCACTCAACAATTGACTTTAAATTGCCTCAGGGTGGGCTGGCTGTATGGCTTCCATTTCGAACCCGGCTCAATCTTTCAGCGGTTGCCAAAACCTGTAGGGCCGGTGGCTTGCATCTTCCCGCAACATTGCTGTTTCAAACCAGGGACCTGACGGCAATAAGATTGGGATTTGCCGCTTTCAACGAAGCGGAGAGTATTGCTGCACTTCAAACGCTTCATAATGCTATTACGGCGCAACGCATTTAA
- a CDS encoding TonB-dependent receptor plug domain-containing protein — MKKLNRLSAVVILMIISVGLMAQEQTLDPITITSSLSEKRSSETGRNITIVRGEDIAKLPVHSLDELLKYIPGVEVQSRGPQGAQSDISMRGGTYQQVLVILDGLRLNDPNTGHFSAYIPVTPAQIDRIEVLKGASAAIYGSDAVGGVINIITRSFNAGAQKSNTVVQAQVAAGEYNLVNTNIGGYLSRGKLSADAGFLSNHSTGVQQRGIRGYFHNTAASVGLNYKLNDYWNISARTTYDNRDFAAQNFYTTSAFDTASEVVSSWWHQLQVSFEKNKSSLSLNAGYKTLDDEYSFSRSSIANQNTSKLFQSLLLYQQELSNTTSLISGLNYQHRVIQSNDRGNHSLNIAAPFVSLSQQLGAYFNLLPSVRVEFIGNNHPELLPQLNASLHINSWQLRASGGRTIRDADFTERYNNYGKKMVPKGQSVGNPGLVPEVSWSYEAGFDWFYQSALRVSSTFFQRFHSRLIDWVSTPYANMPRQENLDATGSYALAKNIAEVNTTGLETDLQYIGIIGDQQKLVVNTGLVWLYSKSSEANPSFYISSHARFLSNFNIQYELGNAALSFTGIYKSRRPQQAPGINAFVSKDYFLLNGRASYGFVKQRLSVFAQVDNIFDRSYSDLLGAIMPGRWLQGGVSFRLSK; from the coding sequence ATGAAGAAGTTGAACCGTTTATCAGCAGTTGTTATTTTAATGATTATTAGCGTAGGGCTGATGGCCCAGGAGCAAACCCTTGATCCTATAACGATTACTTCGTCGCTATCAGAAAAAAGAAGCTCAGAAACCGGCCGGAACATTACGATCGTTAGGGGAGAAGATATTGCTAAATTACCCGTGCACTCCCTGGATGAGCTGCTAAAGTATATACCTGGCGTCGAAGTGCAGTCCCGCGGTCCGCAAGGCGCACAAAGCGATATCAGTATGCGCGGGGGAACTTACCAGCAGGTACTGGTCATATTAGATGGTTTAAGGCTAAACGACCCCAACACCGGCCATTTTTCCGCATACATTCCTGTAACTCCTGCTCAAATAGACCGGATTGAAGTACTGAAAGGCGCTTCTGCCGCTATATACGGCTCAGACGCTGTGGGTGGGGTAATCAATATTATTACCCGGTCTTTTAATGCCGGTGCACAAAAAAGCAACACCGTTGTTCAGGCACAGGTGGCTGCTGGGGAATATAACCTGGTAAATACGAATATAGGAGGCTATCTCAGCCGGGGAAAGCTAAGCGCAGATGCGGGTTTTTTATCTAATCATTCCACAGGTGTACAACAGCGGGGTATCAGGGGTTATTTTCATAATACTGCAGCATCAGTAGGGTTGAATTATAAGTTGAATGATTATTGGAATATATCTGCCCGAACCACTTATGACAACCGCGACTTTGCTGCCCAGAACTTTTATACCACATCTGCTTTTGATACTGCTTCAGAAGTTGTAAGCAGCTGGTGGCATCAGCTTCAGGTGAGTTTCGAAAAAAATAAGTCTAGCCTAAGTCTCAACGCAGGATATAAAACCCTGGACGACGAGTATTCTTTTAGTCGGTCGTCAATTGCCAACCAAAATACTTCGAAGCTTTTTCAATCCTTATTGTTGTATCAGCAAGAGCTCAGTAATACCACCTCATTAATCAGCGGGCTTAATTACCAGCACCGGGTTATACAATCTAACGACAGGGGTAATCATTCACTCAATATTGCAGCGCCGTTTGTAAGCCTGTCGCAACAACTGGGTGCCTATTTTAACCTGCTGCCTTCGGTAAGGGTAGAGTTTATCGGTAATAATCATCCGGAGCTGTTGCCACAACTCAATGCCTCTTTACATATCAATAGCTGGCAGCTGAGAGCCAGTGGTGGTAGAACCATACGCGATGCCGATTTTACAGAACGTTATAACAATTATGGAAAGAAAATGGTGCCCAAAGGGCAAAGTGTAGGCAATCCGGGCCTGGTACCTGAAGTTTCGTGGAGCTATGAGGCCGGGTTCGACTGGTTTTATCAATCTGCTTTACGGGTGTCGTCTACTTTCTTCCAACGCTTTCATTCCAGGTTGATCGACTGGGTGAGCACGCCTTATGCGAACATGCCAAGGCAGGAAAACCTGGATGCTACCGGCTCTTATGCTCTCGCAAAAAACATAGCAGAAGTAAACACCACCGGCCTGGAAACTGACCTGCAATACATAGGTATAATAGGCGACCAACAAAAGCTGGTGGTTAATACAGGCCTGGTTTGGTTGTATAGTAAGAGCAGCGAAGCCAATCCGTCGTTTTACATTTCTTCTCACGCCCGGTTTTTAAGCAATTTTAATATACAGTACGAACTGGGCAATGCTGCATTAAGCTTTACGGGTATTTATAAGTCCCGCCGGCCACAGCAGGCTCCAGGTATTAATGCCTTTGTCAGCAAAGATTATTTCCTGTTAAATGGCAGGGCTTCTTACGGCTTTGTAAAGCAAAGGCTTTCCGTATTTGCGCAGGTAGATAATATTTTTGACAGAAGCTACAGCGATTTGCTGGGGGCAATAATGCCAGGCAGATGGCTGCAGGGCGGGGTCAGCTTTCGTCTAAGCAAGTAA
- the trmB gene encoding tRNA (guanosine(46)-N7)-methyltransferase TrmB, which produces MGQKKLIRFAELLTFSNVLQYPENMAGNWHQHFNNNHPLVLELACGKGEYALGLAQIHPGKNAIGVDIKGNRLWVGAKKAIQNNISNVAFLRAQIEQLTQYFAKDEVEEIWITFPDPQLRFSKAKKRLTHPRFLRTYQQVLKPGGKIHLKTDSPDLYRFTKEVLTMYNCPVIADTDDLYAQEDRSEELKLKTHYEALDIAQSSRIHYLCFTLPQPLAGPEKDEQLKEAIRYELDRG; this is translated from the coding sequence ATGGGACAAAAAAAACTGATCCGCTTTGCGGAATTACTTACTTTCTCCAATGTGCTGCAGTACCCCGAAAATATGGCGGGTAACTGGCATCAGCATTTCAATAATAACCATCCCCTGGTTTTAGAACTGGCTTGCGGAAAAGGCGAGTATGCTTTGGGCCTGGCACAAATTCACCCCGGTAAAAACGCAATAGGTGTTGATATAAAAGGAAACCGCCTTTGGGTGGGTGCTAAAAAAGCCATCCAAAATAATATATCGAATGTGGCCTTTTTGCGTGCACAGATTGAACAGCTAACACAATATTTTGCAAAAGATGAGGTGGAGGAGATCTGGATTACCTTTCCAGATCCGCAATTAAGATTTTCGAAAGCAAAAAAGAGGCTGACCCATCCCAGGTTTTTAAGAACCTATCAACAGGTATTAAAGCCCGGAGGAAAAATACATTTAAAAACAGACAGCCCTGATTTGTACCGGTTTACCAAAGAAGTGTTGACCATGTATAATTGCCCTGTTATTGCAGATACAGACGATTTATATGCACAGGAAGACCGGTCAGAAGAGTTGAAGCTGAAAACACACTACGAAGCGCTTGACATTGCGCAAAGCAGCCGCATTCATTATTTGTGCTTTACTTTGCCTCAACCCTTAGCTGGTCCTGAAAAGGATGAGCAGTTAAAAGAAGCCATCAGGTATGAGCTGGATAGAGGGTGA
- a CDS encoding SixA phosphatase family protein, translated as MKTLIIIRHAKAEQGYGVDSKRKLEERGHRDAAFTAQRLLDKGYKIDKIFSSPSERTKETLTYFAQVHHVESKDIKYFDELYLGDTLQITEAINWLQENIDTLAVIGHNPGVTNFTNDITGSDIESLPTSGIAIIKVDCDDWQDFNEATKTLVEVDGPKGA; from the coding sequence ATGAAAACATTGATCATTATCAGGCATGCAAAAGCAGAGCAGGGTTACGGTGTAGATAGCAAACGGAAGTTAGAAGAAAGAGGCCACCGCGATGCTGCCTTCACGGCTCAGCGTTTGCTGGACAAAGGCTACAAGATCGATAAGATCTTTAGCAGTCCTTCAGAAAGAACGAAGGAAACGCTGACTTATTTTGCACAGGTTCACCATGTTGAAAGTAAGGATATCAAATACTTCGATGAGTTATACCTGGGCGACACACTTCAGATCACAGAGGCCATTAACTGGCTGCAGGAGAATATAGATACCCTGGCGGTTATCGGTCATAATCCGGGTGTTACCAATTTTACAAACGATATTACCGGCTCAGATATTGAATCATTACCAACTTCGGGTATTGCCATTATAAAAGTAGATTGCGACGACTGGCAGGATTTTAACGAAGCAACGAAAACACTGGTTGAGGTAGATGGCCCCAAAGGAGCTTAA
- a CDS encoding DUF5522 domain-containing protein → MSWIEGEDYYQNEEGLVTLTAKYLRERGFCCGKGCLHCPYDYIRVPEPLRTELLNERAENPDSTTSS, encoded by the coding sequence ATGAGCTGGATAGAGGGTGAAGATTATTACCAGAATGAAGAAGGGCTGGTAACACTAACCGCAAAATATTTACGGGAACGTGGATTTTGTTGTGGCAAAGGCTGTTTGCATTGTCCATACGATTATATCCGGGTTCCTGAACCGCTTAGAACCGAATTGCTCAATGAAAGAGCAGAAAACCCCGATAGTACTACTTCCTCATAG